The DNA region GGCCTCCTCGAGGACCTTCGCGTCATCGATAACCTTTCTCGCGGCCACGGCGTCCCGGCCTTGCGACTTGAAACCCCCGAGCATGGCCAGTGACTGGGGCGTCAGGCCGAGGTGGCCCATTACCGGGATCGTCGCCTTCGTGAGCGCCCGTATGACTTCGGCCACGTTCGACCCGCCCTCGAGCTTGACGGCGTCACAGCCGGCCTCCTGCATGAACCTGCCTGCGTTCCTGACGGCTTCCTGCACCGAAATCTGGTAGGTCATGTAGGGCATGTCTCCGATGAGGAAGGCGCCGGGCGCGCCCCTGCGCACCGCCTGCGTGTGCGGGATCATCACGTCCATGGTGACGGGCAGGGTGGTCTCGTAACCGAGCACCGTCATTCCCAGGGAATCGCCCACCAGGATGATATCCACGCCCGCTTTCTCCTCGAGAAGCGCAGTGGGGTAATCGTAGCACGTTAGCATCGTGATCTTGTCGCCCTTGCGCATCTTCTCGTACAATGCCGGGATCGTTACCTTGTCTCTCGCCACAGAGATCGCCCCCTGCCCTGAGTTAGCTATCGCCCCGCCATGCTCCCCGGCCACACGGTCACGCCCGCGCGAAAAGCCACGTGCGCGAACGACAGGTTGCCGTCGAGAAACGCCTCCGCGATAGCCTGGATGGTAGTCTCCTTCGCGGGCGACTGCTTGAGGGCCAGCGCCCGGAGCACGCCCATCGAGCGGCCGGGTCCGACCTCGACCGCCCCGACTATCCTGCCGTCTCTAATTACGACGCGCCTCCATCCCGGACCTCTTCGCCGCGCCACTACGCGGTCACCGCCGGCGCCGCGCGCGTCCCCGAATGACGACACGCAGAACCCCCCGAACCTGAAGGAGTTGGATGCCACCCCTCCCCCGTACTCCATGCACGCTCCCGCCATGTTCTCACCGGCCACTTTTCCCTGCTCCACGGCGGTCGTCCAGAGGGCGTTGACGGCGCTCCGGCCCCTGAGAGGGTCGAACGCCTCGCAGGCGTCGCCGGCCGCGTAGATGCCGTCGACGGAGGTCCTCAGGGACTTATCGACAATTATACCGCGATTTACGCTAATTGGAAGCCCTCTGACGGGCGATGTGTTCGGGCGGACGCCCCTCCCCACTATCACGGTCCGCGCTTCCAGCGATCTCCCTGAACGCAGCGACACCCCCTCGACCCTGCCGTCTCCGCGGAACGCGACCACGTCATCGCCTATGCGGAACCGGACGCCCGCCCGCTCGAGGTTCTCCTGCACGATTCCAGCAGCCTCCGCGTCAAGCACCTGCGACAGAATGGACTCGGAGGCCGCTACAACCGTCACCGGTATGCGCAGCGCGGCGAGGGCCTCCGCAGCCTTCAGGCCGACCATGCCGCCGCCAATCACGACTGCAGGCGCACCTGCACAGGCGTCGCCCGCGCCGCCCTGGCCATCCTTACCACGCGGCCCGGTGACCCACCGGCGGATACCGACCGCGTCGTCCAGGGTCCTCAGGGTGAACACCCCCGGGAGGCGGACGCCGGGCACATCCGGCACCACCGGGGAGGCGCCGGTTGCGACGAGCAGCCGGCTGTACGGGATCTCGCCGTGGGCGTGAGTGACCACGACCCCACGCCCCGGGTCGATCCCCACGACCGTCGCCCCCAGGATCGTCCGTACTCCGGGTCCGGTACAGGGCGCCAGGAACACCAGGTTGTAGTCCACCTTCCCCGCGACGTAGTACGAGGTCAGTACCCGCGAGTAGAACGGGTGATTCTCTGACGATATCATCGTGACATCCGCGCCGGGCAACCTCCGTAGGATTGCGCGCGCGGCCGCGTTGCCGGCCGCCCCGTTCCCGATTATCACGAAGCGCACCCCGCCGCCCCCTTCAACCGCCCGCCACGGGCGGGATCAGTGTTATGGTGTCGCCGGGCGTGACCCTGGTCGCCAGACCGTCCAGGAACTCCACGTTCCTTCCGTTGAGCAGGATCGTCACGCCCGCCAGGTCGCTGTGGAATTGGGGGCCCGCCATGGCTTTGAGACGTTCGATCACCTCGCCGGCTGTTGCGGGCCCATCCTGGATCCTGACGCTGCCCCCTCCGAACGACCGTGCGAGTGAGGCGAAAAGCAGGACTTCCACCATTACTCAATCCCGAGTCTCGCGAGGGTCTCCGGAGCGGGCTCTCCACTCTCGGTCCATCCCCTCACCTTGTAATACTCGCCCAGCATGTCACTCAACCTGTTAACCCGGCCCTTCGCCGGTCCGTCCGGCATCGGCTCGTTCAGGAGCCGCGGGGCCAGCGTATCATCCGCGGCTGTGAACCCCGCCTTGATGTTGAACAGCCTCTCGAGGTTCCAGATCCTCTCGCCGCATTCAATGGCACTCTCGGTGGTGTAGTCCACGCCGGTCGCTTCTTTCAGCATTGCCGCCACCTCGGGCGCGCCAAGGGCGAACGTGCTGAACAGGCATATACCCGAGGAGTCGACCAGGGCCGTGATATCCTGGAAAGCCTTGGTCCAACCCCCCTTGCCCTCGACAGTGAACGGGTCCAGCTTCTCCGGCACCCCTAGTACTTCGGCGGAAATCATGTATCCGCGGACGTGGCAGCCGCCGCGGTTGGACGTGGCGTAGTTCAACCCTATGCCCTGTATAGCGCGCGGGTCGTACGCCGGGTATTCCTGTTTCTTCGAGGACATGGAAAGCTCAGGGTGACCGAATTCAGTTGCAAGCCTGTACGAGCCCTCCGCCAGGAGGTTCCCCACACCTTCCCTGTAACCCGTCTTCCTGACCGCCTCGACAAGTACGTCCGGGTCACCGAACCTGAGCTCCAGGTCCGAGGCCGACGCCGGCATGTACCCCTTCTCGTACAGCTCCATAGCGCACGCCAGGGTGGCGCCCATGGTTATTGGATCGAGCCCGAGCTCGTTGCAGATGTAGTTCGCCCTGGCCACAGCCTCAAGGTTATCGATGCCGCAATCCGCGCCGAGCGCCCACGCGGCCTCGTACTCC from Bacillota bacterium includes:
- the panB gene encoding 3-methyl-2-oxobutanoate hydroxymethyltransferase, producing the protein MARDKVTIPALYEKMRKGDKITMLTCYDYPTALLEEKAGVDIILVGDSLGMTVLGYETTLPVTMDVMIPHTQAVRRGAPGAFLIGDMPYMTYQISVQEAVRNAGRFMQEAGCDAVKLEGGSNVAEVIRALTKATIPVMGHLGLTPQSLAMLGGFKSQGRDAVAARKVIDDAKVLEEAGAFAILLEAIPPEVGKVITERASIPIISIGAGPYCHGQLLIVHDMLGFFDRFTPKFVKKYCDISSVMLEAFQAYIKEVQAGVFPEEKHNYSMKAGELEKLLSELK
- a CDS encoding NAD(P)/FAD-dependent oxidoreductase, which produces MRFVIIGNGAAGNAAARAILRRLPGADVTMISSENHPFYSRVLTSYYVAGKVDYNLVFLAPCTGPGVRTILGATVVGIDPGRGVVVTHAHGEIPYSRLLVATGASPVVPDVPGVRLPGVFTLRTLDDAVGIRRWVTGPRGKDGQGGAGDACAGAPAVVIGGGMVGLKAAEALAALRIPVTVVAASESILSQVLDAEAAGIVQENLERAGVRFRIGDDVVAFRGDGRVEGVSLRSGRSLEARTVIVGRGVRPNTSPVRGLPISVNRGIIVDKSLRTSVDGIYAAGDACEAFDPLRGRSAVNALWTTAVEQGKVAGENMAGACMEYGGGVASNSFRFGGFCVSSFGDARGAGGDRVVARRRGPGWRRVVIRDGRIVGAVEVGPGRSMGVLRALALKQSPAKETTIQAIAEAFLDGNLSFAHVAFRAGVTVWPGSMAGR
- a CDS encoding molybdopterin synthase sulfur carrier subunit, with translation MEVLLFASLARSFGGGSVRIQDGPATAGEVIERLKAMAGPQFHSDLAGVTILLNGRNVEFLDGLATRVTPGDTITLIPPVAGG